One Acanthochromis polyacanthus isolate Apoly-LR-REF ecotype Palm Island chromosome 6, KAUST_Apoly_ChrSc, whole genome shotgun sequence DNA segment encodes these proteins:
- the LOC110951913 gene encoding uncharacterized protein LOC110951913, protein MRVLCLVLLFHASLQLQCDKGDIRAHIGGEFILICTYDTNQFLYSKKYWCRGDSRNTCEILVDSKSAAKTKNTHRTQIIDARTRGLFVKVTNLQFDDSGVYWVGIDKIYADIMTSVSVVVTQVPVSKPRLWPLSSLADRSTCWGKSVTVRCGSEGGTGIQYAWYLKDILLYQSSDLSLHCSLVEKDSEYYCVASNDINSEKSDLVSVQVLLSADSSCIYVVKIQGQPIYDCADRMSTTTVQPTPLSTCQPIKTVHSATRNLTLPINQTDHNPFFRRTWCGLPLWYSLLRWSSFASLLIILSAVLQCIKTRHRKRVKRRKKVRFRQHRHLAQRR, encoded by the exons ATGAGGGTACTCTGTCTGGTTTTGCTTTTTCATG CAAGTCTTCAGCTTCAGTGTGACAAAGGAGACATCAGAGCACATATTGGAGGTGAATTCATCCTCATCTGCACGTATGATACAAACCAATTTCTCTACAGCAAAAAGTACTGGTGCCGAGGGGACTCCAGAAATACTTGTGAGATTTTGGTGGATTCAAAAAGTGctgccaaaacaaaaaacacacatagaaCTCAAATAATAGATGCAAGAACAAGAGGGTTGTTTGTGAAAGTGACAAATCTCCAGTTTGATGACAGTGGAGTGTACTGGGTTGGGATTGACAAAATCTATGCTGACATCATGACTTCAGTTTCCGTGGTTGTCACTCAAG TTCCAGTGTCTAAACCCAGACTCTGGCCTTTGAGCTCTCTGGCAGACAGGTCGACATGTTGGGGGAAGTCAGTGACCGTACGCTGTGGTAGTGAAGGGGGCACTGGCATTCAATACGCCTGGTACCTCAAAGACATCCTGCTGTACCAGTCGTCAGACTTGAGCCTCCACTGCAGTTTAGTAGAAAAAGACAGTGAATATTACTGTGTTGCCAGCAATGACATTAACAGTGAGAAGAGTGATCTTGTCTCTGTCCAGGTTCTGTTGTCTGCAGACAGCAGCTGCATCTATGTGGTTAAGATTCAGG gCCAACCCATTTACGATTGTGCAGACAGAATGAGCACAACCACAGTCCAACCAACACCTCTGTCTACCTGCCAACCCATCAAAACAGTCCACTCAGCCACAAGGAACCTGACTTTACCGATCAATCAGACTGATCACAATCCGTTTTTCCGAAG GACATGGTGCGGGCTGCCACTCTGGTATTCATTGCTGCGCTGGAGTTCTTTTGCATCCCTGCTGATAATTCTGTCTGCAGTTCTTCAGTgtataaaaacaagacacagaaaacgtgtcaagaggagaaagaaagttCGTTTCAGGCAACATCGTCATCTGGCTCAGAGACGTTAG